Proteins from one Indicator indicator isolate 239-I01 unplaced genomic scaffold, UM_Iind_1.1 iindUn_scaffold_151, whole genome shotgun sequence genomic window:
- the DHCR24 gene encoding delta(24)-sterol reductase: MSPVWSLVVGLLLLLLWVRHRGLEAVLVHHRWVFVCFFLMPLSILFDVYYQLRAWAVWRLHSAPRQHGQRVRNIQAQVREWKKEGSKRYMCTGRPGWLTVSLRVGKYKKTHKNIMINLMDVLDVDRERQVVRVEPLVTMGQLTAYLNPMGWTIPVVPELDDLTVGGLIMGTGIESSSHIYGLFQHTCVAYEIVLADGSLVRCSPTENSDLFYAVPWSCGTLGFLVAAEIKMIPAKKYVRLHYQPVRGLQKICEKFTEESKKKENSFVEGLVYSLEEAVIMTGVLTDEAEQSKINRIGNYYKPWFFKHVEQYLKEDRTGTEYIPSRHYYHRHTRSIFWELQDIIPFGNNPVFRYLFGWMVPPKISLLKLTQGEAIRKLYEQHHVVQDMLVPMKSLEKSIQTFHDDLHVYPLWLCPFILPNNPGMVHPKGDETELYVDVGAYGEPKRKQFEARASMRQMEKFVRSMHGFQMLYADCYMTREEFWDMFDGSLYHKLRDEMNCKDAFPEVYDKICKAARH, translated from the exons ATGTCGCCGGTGTGGTCGCTGGtggtggggctgctgctgctgctgctatgggTACGGCACCGGGGGCTGGAGGCCGTGCTGGTGCACCACCGCTGGGTCTTCGTCTGCTTCTTCCTCATGCCGCTTTCCATCCTCTTTGACGTCTACTACCAGCTGCGCGCCTGGGCCGTCTGGCGCCTGCACAGCGCCCCGCGGCAGCACGGCCAGCGCGTCCGCAACATCCAGGCGCAG GTTcgggaatggaagaaagaaggcagcaaaaggTACATGTGCACTGGCAGGCCTGGCTGGCTGACTGTGTCCCTGCGAGTTGGCAAGTACAAAAAGACTCACAAGAACATCATGATCAACTTAATGGATGTTCTGGATGTGGACAGAGAAAGACAG GTTGTTCGTGTGGAACCTTTGGTGACCATGGGCCAGCTGACTGCCTACCTGAACCCTATGGGCTGGACTATTCCTGTGGTGCCAGAGCTTGATGATCTAACAGTTG GTGGCCTGATCATGGGGACTGGCATCGAGTCTTCATCCCATATCTATGGACTTTTTCAACACACCTGTGTGGCCTATGAAATTGTTCTTGCTGATGGAAGCCTTGTGAGATGCTCACCA ACTGAAAATTCAGACCTATTTTATGCAGTGCCTTGGTCTTGTGGTACTCTGGGTTTCCTGGttgcagcagaaataaaaatgattcCTGCCAAGAAATATGTCAGATTACATTACCAGCCTGTGAGAGGACTGCAGAAGATTTGTGAAAAGTTTACTGAAGAGTCTAAGAAAAAGGAGAATAGTTTTGTGGAAGGACTCGTGTATTCTTTGGAGGAAGCAGTCATCATGACAGGAGTCTTGACTGATGAAGCTGAGCAAAGCAAG ATAAACAGAATTGGTAACTACTACAAGCCATGGTTCTTCAAGCATGTGGAGCAGTATTTGAAGGAGGACAGGACTGGAACAGAGTACATTCCCTCCAGGCATTACTACCACAGGCACACACGCAGTATCTTCTGGGAACTCCAG GACATCATTCCTTTTGGCAATAACCCTGTTTTCCGTTACCTGTTTGGCTGGATGGTTCCTCCCAAAATCTCTCTGTTAAAGCTCACCCAAGGGGAAGCCATCCGGAAGCTGTACGAGCAGCACCACGTCGTTCAGGACATGCTGGTGCCcatgaagagcctggagaaatCCATCCAAACCTTCCACGATGACCTTCAT GTGTACCCTCTCTGGTTATGTCCTTTCATATTGCCTAATAATCCTGGTATGGTCCATCCAAAAGGAGATGAAACAGAACTCTACGTGGATGTAGGAGCTTATGGAGAGCCCAAAAGGAAACAGTTTGAAGCCAGGGCTTCAATGAGGCAGATGGAGAAGTTTGTAAGAAGCATGCATGG tttCCAGATGCTGTATGCAGATTGCTATATGACCCGGGAGGAGTTCTGGGATATGTTTGATGGTTCCTTATACCACAAGCTGAGGGATGAGATGAATTGCAAGGATGCCTTTCCAGAAGTGTATGACAAAATCTGCAAAGCTGCAAGGCACTGA